The following DNA comes from Rhineura floridana isolate rRhiFlo1 chromosome 18, rRhiFlo1.hap2, whole genome shotgun sequence.
GTTCAGAAGTTTAGTTCTGCACCAAGAGGCATATAAAGCAATAATATTTACTGTATGCAATATGATGCATTTATGCATGTGACATAGATGGGCATCTGCAgcaattttgggggggaggcaagGATCCAAAGTAAATCAATGAAAAGGAGAGAGGAAGctagtttctctccccccccccgcgcaAATAAGAATAGTACCTGTACATTTGGCCACAACTTACTGTTGTAGTAGGCAAACTGAAGGTAGTTGAAATGAGATGGGAGGAACTCTTCGATGGGCTTTTCATGGCCAGCTTGAGAAGCGAGCTCTGTGGCACAGACTTGCTTGCAGCTCAACACTTGCGTGTAGTGATCTGGTGAAAAAAAGGACAAAGAGTTTGCCAGATCGTATGCGACTTCAGGCGTGGGACAGGTAAGGCCATGGCTCCAAAGGAACAACCAGGAGCTGACTTTCAGCTCACTTTAATTGTCCATTTGCAAGCAGGGCTTGCTCATCATTGCTGACAGCAAGCCCCACTTTGCCCATCTGCAGGTGTGGTTTGGATCCAATTTTTCCAAACCCGAGCCCGCAAATGAGCTTCAAAGGGGCAATTCAGCTGGGcagttcttatgctcttaagtgGGGCAGTCCAACAACAAATCGACCATGTGACCACTGGCTGTGCCGGTTGTCGGAGATTCCTTTCTCCCGTTCACAGGATGCAGACAACACCAAATCCCACCTACAACATGCGGCGCTCACCAATGATAGCTTGGAAAAGGTCGGCGTTGTACTCCAGATAGTTGTAGCCCTCGTAATCGTACGCCCCCTCGCAAAGGGCTCGGCACTCGGTGCTGGCGACCCAGTAGCTTTCCAGTGCCTTCTCCAGGTGCAAGATGGCTGCCTGCGGCTTTTCCTCCGTGTAGTAGCTCACACCCAGGCGGAATTCTTGCTGCAAAAGAAGTTAAAAAAGTAAGAGCTCGCATTTGTATTTAGAGGCAAGAGGAGACTATAAAGGAGACAtggggcacctttggccctccagatgtcgctgaactacaactcccatcagccccagcaggaaCAGCCAATGGCCACaggtggtgggaattgtagtccaacaacatctgaagggccaaaggttccccacacctgatataaaGGGAGGCATGTGTTGGAAGCGCCTTATCCTCCCCTGGGTTGTTCTGCCAGGAGTTCTTAATGGGGACCGTTAAAATATACACATATACAatatctctccttctctctctctctctctctctctctctctctctctctctctctctcatggacCCCCCCCAACAGACCACATGtacctctctccctttctctctgcccaaATATCTCCCTCTCTTTCAccccacacaaacacaaacattcAGAAGAACCCCTCTATGGGTGAAAGAATGGTctgctatttaaaaaacaaaaacccacacaAGGGCCGCCAACCTGACACTCATGCCAGGGGTTGGCAATCCCCAATATAGATGTTGGAGGCTCCGCCCCTTTGGGGCTTTCAGTAAGACCCAGATCCAGACAGGTGCTTACATGTGCTTCCTCCTGAGTAGACCCAGGAAGGCACTTTGACGGTAGCCCTTACTCCTGTGACCCTGGAGGCGATGGGGAGTTTCCAACCAGGAATCCAGGCAAGCGGTGTGTGAACTACAGTCCTGTGGTTGGAATGACAACGTTTGAATGCTCCTCAAGGATGCTGGCGAtgtgagcttgtgtgtgtgtgtgttgtgtgtgtccaTTCTGCttctcctccaccacctccaGGGCAGGGTTGAACTTTTTGACACCTGCCTGCCAATTCTCCACTTCAAAGCCTACCCCCCCCCGCCACCGTGGAAAGACCAACTTGGAGACCAGGTTTGTGGCTCACAACGTGCAATTCCTGCAGTCgaggctgcattctgcaccatgtTAGGGTGCGAGTCCAGACTCACAGGCAGAATCTGGACTCAGTCCTGGTGATGGAGAGAATCGGGGAGGGGCACTGGTGGTGGGCGCCAGCCAGCTGCGTCCTCACCATGTGCGGCTTGGCCTCCAAGTCCACGAAGTCCGAGTCTTTGACGCCGGCCATCATCTGGTAGTACTCCAGGTTCTGCCGCATCTCCACGTGGTCGGGATTGGCTGCAAAGAAAGTGTGGGCCGCTGCCACCGCTTTGTCGAGCTTGTGGATCTGAGGACCGATGGGAAAATATAAAAGCGATGTGGCTGCATCAGATGAACTCAAACGCCTCCCTGCCCCAACCTGGCACACACACTTGGCAATGGGAAGCAGTAAtggcaaccaacttggatggctttaaaagagaatcagACAAATCCATTGGGGAataaggctaacaatggctaccagccacaacggctatgctctccctccatggtttattattattattaggatttgtagcccaccctttctcccgaaggagcccagggctctgaattccagttgctagaaaccacaggaggagagagtgcgcTTGCACTCAGGccgtgcttgcaggcttcccgcaaCAGGCACCTGGTGGGCCACTGAGAGACCAGGATACTGTGCTTGGTGGGCTAGTAGCATGATCcatgaaacttttgcaggcacaaatagcACCAAAAGTGGGACGGCATATAACCATCCCAATACCATAGTGAGcccaaataatcatgaatgcacaatgagGAGGACAGCTGGAGGGGTATGCTTACTGACGGGGACGAAAAGTATAGTCGCTGGATGGGTTCAACATGATGCATCTTCAAATCCCCATCCATGGACATACAACTTGTGCTACTGAAAATCAGTCTGTGCATTATCCTCAAGGATGGCACTACCACCTGTTGTTATGGGTGTTGTGTGGGGGTGGAACGATTGTGGGTGAGAGGAGGGAGCGCCAGGGGTGGGGAGTCTGTAGTGTCACCCCACCTTTTGGTAAGAGCATAAGTTGGGGAGGTAGCAGCAGACATGGGAGTCATGATGCGACTTGTACACACACACTCGTgtgtttggtgggtggggttgttttgttttcctggtatatttgtgtttcaatctgttagtagtgattatgatttattatgttagtcATTTTaggtttaagattttttttaaaaaaagttttgtgttgtcttaaatgtgtaatttggttcttacgatgtttattgttaatgttgagatgttaatgtttaagatggtttcttttaaatgttttgtattgttttaaatgtgtaatttggtttgattccccccccccaacactgtaAACTGCTTGGAGGCTTTTTTTCAAgcatgaagtggtatataaataaaatttaatgggAAGAGAAACAGCCTGCAAATGCATCCGGGTGAATGCAGAGCAACCAACCGGGGCACATCAGTCACCCTGTCAGATGTCGAAGTAGCCAGAAGACGAAGGAGTGAACGTTTTGGCCTTTAGGAACGAGCAGAGCTTAGGAACCAGCCGTGGAGGAGTGGATGAGCAggcatggggtgggtgggagacagCCTGTCTCTTTCCACATTTCCTTCCTGGGCTCCCCATTTTCAGATCGGCTCTGAAACCCGAGACAGCAGTGGAgttttctcccccttttccttcttcaacAGCATGGCCCCTCCAAGTACGTGGCACAAAGCCCCTCCTaaggaaggaaggtggaggggaaggGCTGAGCTTCTAGCCgcaggggaatgggggggggcaaTGCTTTCTAAGTGGCTGGAGCAAACATGTGGCAgacacaggaaaaaaaatggatggAGGATGAAAGTGGATCAGGGAGACGGCCGGCTCAGCTTTGCAGAACTGGAAACAAGAGGAAAGGCACAGCGCTTTCTGCAAAAATGGGCACTGGATCCCCACAGCACATTCATCAGCCCCCTTTTGTCCCCTTCTGCGACGCTTACTCAGATCCAGGCCTCCTCCAGCACTGCTTCTTATATAAGCCCCAAACGTTCCCAGATTTTCTGATCATGCCAGCAGGAAATCTGGAACAACCCAGGGGCAGATTCTCTGGTCTAGGTCAGTCTAACCGCcaacagaaaatggaaatggactgccttcaagtcaatcccgacttatggcgaccctatgcatagggtgttcatggtaagcggtattcagagggggtttaccattgcctccctccgagactagtcctccccagctggctagggcctgctcagcttgccgcagctgcacaagccagccccttccttgtccgcaactgccagctggggggcaactgggctccttgggactatgcagcttgcccacagctgcacaggtggcagggcacgtcacccctgagccactccctgtgaggtgatctttagctggcccttgacgcccaggagacatgagcggggatttgaactcatagactctggactcccagccaggctctcctccccactgtactataccaGCTTCTTACTTCCAACAGAAGGGCCAGGATTTCAGGCCTGGGGCAAAGTTCGGAAGGGGTGGTTGGGGGACTCATGAGATTAATTGCATTGCAACTGACCCAGCAACGGGTGCATGAGAAAGGCCGAGTGCactatctcagagaagaggttttTTGTTCCTCTATCCTAGATGGAGAAGTGATGCACCAACAGCATTGCTCTATGaacctagatcaggccaaaggcccatctggaccaacctcctgttttcacagtggccaacctgacaCCTcaagtgggaagcccacaaccaggtcctgagtgccacagcactctccccacctgtgatccccagcgagtggtattcagaggcacactacaTCCAATGCCGGAGGtagcacacagccatcatggctagtagccttatcctccctgaatgtgtctgttcctcttttgaagtcatccACGCTGGTGGCCATCGCTCCCTCTTGTGGGGGGCAAGTCCACAGGAAGTATGCGCTGTATGAAAAGCCCCTTCCTttggcctgtcctgaatcttccaacatccggCTTACACAGGATGGCCGCAGGTCCTAGTATTAttgcagagggagaaaaaatgtcCTGCCCACTTTCTCTgcactgtgcataattttatacacctcaatCATGCGCCCCGCACTTGCCTTTCCTCTCAAgtaaaaaagctccaaatgttgtaaccttcccataaaggagttgctccatcttttcagttgcccttttcggaaccttttccagctccacgatacccttttttgaggtgaggcgaaaAAACTTGCACACAGTATTTaaagtgcagttgcaccatagatttgtttaaaaaaggcattatccttcccctttcctttgtGGAGGTTGCCACCACAGCACTGACAGAGGACCACATCGCCTTTGTAGTGGCAAGGGCAGGGCACTGGAGAGACCCCCGCAGGATGTGGCTGCGCATCTGGTTCGCCATTTTCTGCATGTGGCACCATCAGATTGTGTCAATGCGCCAGGCGCAGGCATGTGCCTAGGTAAGCATGACCAGTCTGAATGATCCAGATCTACCAGGCAACTCCAAGATACAACCCCAAGGGCTACTGATCAAGCTATTTCCTGGCTCTCCAGAGACACTGTGATTAGTGGCCAATTTCATTTTCATCTCTCCTAATTATTCAGCCTtaacagaaaagaagaaaaacatttgGGGCTCCACTGAAAGAAAGATTCATTGCTGGATCTGATCacatattattatatttatatcccacctttcctgcaaggagctccaggtggtatgcatggttctcctccctctccattttatcctcataacaaccctgtgaggtaggctaagctgagagattgagactggctcaaggtcacccagcaagcttcatggctgagtggggatttgaaccctggtctcccaggtcctagtccaacactctacttactacaccatgctggctttcATGCCTATGTCCATCTTCCAGCCCAGTGTTGTGTCTCCAGCAATGCACAGCCACATGCCTCTGGGACACTCACAGGCCTAGTGGAGACTGCCATCCTTATTCATTCCCAGTGTTAAGAAATGGTATACTGCTCTGAACTGGGGAGGTTTTGTTTTCAATGCCATGGCTCGCGCAATTTGTAATTCTTTTGGTTTGCCCCCCCATTTACTCCCTGAAGGGTCCCGATCCACTTGAAAAGgacacccacccacaccagaATGTTTCCAATGCCAGTTCTActcagagtttgttgttgttgttatgtgccttcaagtcgactacaacttatggtgaccctatgaatcagcgacctccaaaagcatctgtcatgaaccaccccattcagatcttgtaagttcaggtctgtggcttcctttatggaatcaagccatctctggTTCGGCAGTCCTCCTCTTCtattcccttctggttttcccagcattcttgtctttcctagtgaatcatgtcttctcattatgtgtccaaagtatgataacttcagtttcatcattttagcttccagtgacagttctggtttaatttgttttaacacccagttatttgtctttttcgcagtccacagtatgcacaaagctctcctccagcaccacatttcaaatgagttgatttttctcttatccgcctttttcactgtccaactttcacatccatacacagagatcgggaataccatggtctgaatgatcctgactttggtgttcagtgatatatctttgcatttgtggaccttttccagttctctcatagctgccctcaccagtcctagccttcttacattaaaacaaaacgacttttaaaacttttaaaaaaagtttcaatgggtctactctgagtaaagctaGCATCTAGGGTAATTTTAAAAGCTAGTTTTGtctcccaccctgggctccttctggggcgAGGGCGGGTCATTATTACCATTCTTAGAACACAGCAccctctccccatcccaccccacatTTACTCCGCGTAGGGTCCCGATCCATATGAAGATTTCCCCCAGCCCTATACCTTGAAATAAGCCACTTGCAGATAGTTGTAAGGGCTCCGCTTCTGGAACTCCAGCTCCGTCTCCTCGCCCAGCTGGTAGCGGGAGACGCCGTCGGGGAGGCACCGGCGGAGACAAGCGGCGCGGCGGAGGAGCTGCCCGAAGAAGCGGAGATCGTCCAGCGGGCGCCGCTCTCCGACGGCGGGAGGCGGCTGCTCCTCCTGCTCCGTCGAGCGAGGCCAGGCGCCGTCGGCGGTGCAGTTAGCGGCGCAGCGCTGGCGGCAGTGGACGAGGCGCGCCCCGTGCGCCTCCCGCGCCCGCAGCGCCCGTTCCATGTGCAAGATGACGGCGCGCCAGTCCCCCCGCGCGTAGGACTCCGCGCCCGCCGCCAGCAGCTCGTCCGCCGGCGCCCAGGAAGGGTCCGCCTCGGCCCCGACGGCAGCGAGGGAAAGCAGCACCAGCAAGAGCCGAAGGAACAGCCCCCGGGCCACCGCCATCGTCGCTCGGTAGCTAGCCGCGAAGGGGCGTACCGTGTCGCGGGCGGGCAGGGAGGCAAAGATGCTGGCCCCGCCCCGGTAGGAAAGTAACCACGCCTCCATCGTAGAGGCTCCTTCCTTTGCCTTAGAGCATCATGGCCACGTCGGCGGCGCAAACTCTGCCTGCTCCGGAGATGCGCAAGATGTATTAGCAGCTAAAAGTTCGGGGGAAGGGGCACTAAAAAAAGTAGGGGCGCTTTATTTTCcctgaaataaatttatttttgggggggggaaatgtaggTGGGCTAGGAAAATTTTAGGCTAGCCCTCGCCCTGGCTTTCTGTTAGGTTAGGGGGTCcccatgtttttattatttatttatttatttatttatttatttatatcagcacggaagaggagtgtgttagctactgagaagactcttctcagtggctagcaccctttcgtgctgattgacttgtaggatgctggagacataggacccTTCTTTCAAAAACatatggggtctaagaccccccgagaccctggacgactacatcctTACTTCCGAGCAAACATGTAAAGGACTGTGATCTTTTAAATGCCTCACTCTTAACAAGTCCTGGATCAGAAAGAGCAGGGACTTATATCTTGCGTGGTATCTTTTTGCATGTGTTCTGTGTGTGGGTTGACCCCTGTTGCTTAATCAAAGCGACCACAAAATTATGAATTTCCCttgaggaaggaggggggagagacaaAAAGTCCTACTGTTACCCGTAATAATAAGTCATCAGCCTAGTGGTGGCTGTCCTTTCTTTTAGCTAGTCTATGCCCTGCGCCCAGGAGCTCCGCCCCCTCTCCCCGCAGGCCCGCGCCTACCGAagacagccacaccccctcggTTCTCCTGAGACTCCGCCCCTTCGGCGACGCCTGCGCCTTCCTCCGTCGGCCGACTGCCGGCTCCGCCCACCCAGTTCTATCCTGGAAGCCTCGCCTCCGGTTTCGACGTAAGGAGCACAGAGGCCAATGGGAGGCCGAGGGGGCAGAGCCTATTCACTCTCGGAATGGCGGCGAGTGAAGCCGGTGTTGCGGCGGGGTCTCCGGTTGCCTCTGCTCAGGGGGCGGCATTGATGGAGCAGAGCTGCCGCGAGGGCTTCCAGTTAGCGCCCGCCGCGCGGAAAGCGCGCCCTTCGGACTTGGTGGCTCTGGCAGAGCAAGTGGAGAAGGTGAGCAAGGGTGCCTCTGGGCGCGTGCAGAGTGCCTTGTTGCCTGAGCGCTTCTGGCGTGTGAAGAGTGCTCCccgtccccccctccccaagtatgctctaaatgcatagtgtggataagcccttggtTTCCGTGGAGAAGGTTCAGAGTTGGATCCCTCtcactcattgaagttaatggagccAAGTTCGCCAGCTCCAAAAATTGCCCTACCTTCCTGGATTCAGTGGGGCTAACTCCCAGGTCTGTGTGGTTAGGATTGCGCCTTAAAGCACAAACAAAAATAGGGATGCCTTTCAAGTGGGccaaccccacccaccccacaacgCCCCCGGTGGGGGCAGTCCTGTTAGGGGGAATGCCCCACCAACTCTCAGTCTACTCTaccagcccctgcctgcctgcctgcctgcctgcttgcttgcaggCAGCCCAGGGAATGGCATTGGCTGTCAGCCTTCGTCTCAGTGtttcccttgtagaactcaggaaggaggattgtgtgggtgggtggaattAGAATTAGTAATTACGTCTGGCTACCCtgatcattggctctggccccatCTACCGTTGGTCTCCCTTCATTCTGCCCTGCCAGTTCCAAAGGGTACCATCCCTCCTCCCCCAAGCCAAAAACTCGGTTTAAGAAAAAATAGGGCAGTCGCCCTAGTCTGGAAACTTGCATTGCTCCATGCATGCATTGGGTGCGCACAAAGCATCAAATACAGCCGTCTGCTCAGGTGCAAAGTTACTGGGTGGCCTTTGGCGGCTATTGTGTACTCCTCCTCGATGTGGAGAGGCTATTGAAATATATAACCCCCctacccccaaaaaaaccctggaagtGGTATAATATTCATTATGTGGGTTGCTGGTTAGAtcggcctttcccaaccagtgtgcctcctgatgttgttggagcacaactcccatcagcctcagccagcattgctaatggtcaggaaagatgggagttgtggtccaacaacatctggaggcatgctggttgggaaaggctgggttagatgcTTCCGCTCTTCCTTCGTTTTGACTTGTAACATTTCAGGAAATGCAAACCGAACCTGCATATGGGATCAGTTAGTCTCAAGATCTTAGTCCTTGCTAAAATGGTAAACCTGTGCCTAGGCTGTAGCTCTTCAGGCTGCGAGTGGTGGTGAGGGGAAGCACATAATGTTTTCTAGTCAAAAAGAAAAATCCATACATGTGGAAAAACCCAAATATCGGGcattcttctcttctccctgATGTCTAGCTTTACGTGTCTGGGTGTCTTCAgtcatctgcagtctgaagtgatgtAGCCCAGACACAGATCTACCACCTTACTGAGAATTAGCTGTTGGGTGTTTTGGTATGTTAAAATGTTGATCTTTTGATGTTTATAGGGAGCCCCCaaaatctctctttttttttttttaaagtatactaattcttttcttttctacagGCCGATGATTTCATCCGAGCAAATGCCTGCAACAGGCTGACCGTCATAGCAGAACAAATCCGATACTTGCAGGAACAAGCCCGGAAGGTAAAGGGGTATTCCATTATCAAGACCCTGTGCAATTCTAAAACAGCACATGCCAGAGAGATTTTCTCCTGGACTTAAGGAGTACAAACAAAACCTCTCCtgctatgtggcccctggaaggcttccaggaagggaatgcagccctccctGATATAAATTTCCATccaggggggaaggagagagtttatctctctctctctctctctctgatgtttTAGGTTTTGGAGGAAGCTAACAGAGACGCTGATCTGCACCACGTCACCTGCAACTTTGTGAAAAAGCCAGGCAGCGTCTACTACCTGTACAGACGGGAAAGTGGCCAGCGCTATTTCTCCATGCTTTCCCTTAAGGTACCGAGTAGTTCTCTCTtgaaaggaaagggaagggtcGCTCCGGTATTTGAGAAAGTGTCCTGCTTTTTTAGCAAAATGCTTGCCATAACAAACCCACACAACAGGGGGTGTGGAAGTGtttttggcccagtgggccagatctttatctctccCGACCCCTCGGAAACCAAGGCCAACT
Coding sequences within:
- the C18H1orf50 gene encoding uncharacterized protein C1orf50 homolog — translated: MAASEAGVAAGSPVASAQGAALMEQSCREGFQLAPAARKARPSDLVALAEQVEKADDFIRANACNRLTVIAEQIRYLQEQARKVLEEANRDADLHHVTCNFVKKPGSVYYLYRRESGQRYFSMLSLKEWGASCPSEFLGAFKLQHDMSWTPSDDIEKRDAELNVLEKLLNQQVALPPCSEPNFRGLTM